The DNA segment TAATTGTCCTGATGAGTTCTCTGCCTCTTCCCAAATGAATATGTGGCCATTCAGATTTAACAAAGCACACCTCCTGAAACTGACTTATATACAACAGACCTGCGCACACATGTATAGAATGAACTTATCTCTGTCCattttgtctgtttctgtttcctccatATCTTTCCTGTCTCTCCCTCCTACGTTGCTGGATCTCAATTCCTTCTaccttcctgtttttctttagCTCCCTTCCCCTCACTTCTTATCTAACCTGCAGTAATTTGCCTTTTATGTCCTCTGTAATAAGAAATATGCACCCCAGAGTTCTGTTTCCATCGAATTTGTGAGAGAGAGTCCCTACCAACATTCATTCTACAGGAGGCTATAACAATCATTCAGGTGAAATGAAGCATTCAGAAGAAATTCAGGAAATGAGAGATACTAATCTTGAGCTGTTTGTTTCAGCCTacaaggaaaaaatgaaggaacTGTCCATGCTGTCCCTGATCTGCTCTTGCTTCTACCCGGAACCTCGCAACATCAACATCTACACTTACGATGGTGAGTTGCCTACAAAATGCCCCTGCTGGCTGGACCAGCTTAAAAAGCTTGGATGTGGTTGTTTCTCTTTCACAGCTCCTCATATAATGAAATCAATATTTTGTAGATCTTACTATTGACTTGCCGGATCTAGCTAATGGGTCTTATTGATTGCTATTTGCTGAAAACAATATGAGTTTGATGCTAATAACAGCACATTAATGTCTCTTAAGAAAGATGGCTGAGATGTTATTAGCCATCTTATCCAGCATATCAATATCCACAATATGTTCAAAGCTTCTCTTTGCAAATAACATAATACACTAAGCTATAATTAGAGATCACCGTTTGCAAGAAAATGCTTTATAGTTAGAAAACTCAGGGAAGAAAATCAGCCACCAACAGTTTATGCTTTAATATAGTCTTTAtgagggtttctcaggtggcgctagcaccaatgcaggagacataaaagacgcgggtttgattcctgggttgagaagatccctggaaaaggacatggcaactcactccagtattattgcctggagtattattgctcctctgtccataggactggacagaggagccttgtagtctatagtccatggcattgcaaagagtcggacacgacagaaacAACTTAGTACACATGGTCTTTATAAAATCCCCATACTTTCTGTATGCATCTCAACAACCTAATGTTCCAATAATAAAACTGACTTATGACTGAAGTCCAGATAAAGAGGGTAAATGATTGGCATAGCTGTGAACCTTATTTTGCAGTGAAAACCTTTTGGTTTGATTTATCCTTGTTCATTCTGCTTAGTTTGATGAccatcctggttctgccactatCTGCCTGACCTTGGGCAGGTAACTCAGATTCTTTGAGCCTTATTTAACTCTAGTATCTTCCTACCAGCGTTTTTGTGGAGTTTAAATGGTTTAACGCAAGTTTGTGGCATTTAAATGGTTTCATGTTTAGCACAGAGCCTGTCTTCTTGTAAGCATTGAGAATGGTAGCTGTCATTATCAACAATACCATCTTCACTTGACGCGATGTATATGTGCTCAATGcactcatgtcccactctttgcgaccccatggaccatagcccatcaggctcctctgtccatgggatttcccaggcaagagtactggagtgggctgccatttctttctccaggggatcgtcctgacccagggatcaaacccacgtcccttgcatctcctgcattagtagacaaattctttaccactagcaccacctgggaagcccgtcttCACTTATTTCTGTCCACTTATCTAAATGTTTGGTGCTGTTACATGTGTAGTAAAAATGAGGGATGTTTGGCTACCTGTTTGGCTCAtgacaattttttcttttctgtgtgtgtaagGAAATACATTACAGGTAAGGCAAAGGGATGTATGGCAGTTAACGGCTTCTGTGCCTTTAAAACACTGCAGGACTCAAAGGAGTTTTTCTTCCAAACTGATTCTATCATGAATATGAATTAACTGTTTCACAAGGGAATGCCTTTCATGCACAAAAGTTTCAGTTTCCAACCAAAATTCTCATTAGCAGGCAGGCCCATGCTTACTTTGCGTAAGGCCATGCAGTCAGCAAATACACTGGACTGCTCTTCTGAGGCACTGATGTATCACCGTGTGTTGTCACTGGGGCTTCAgtgatgactgtggctcaggaaAGCCAATGACAAGCACGGCTAAGGCCTCTTCCAGGCACTCATGGCCTTGGAGAGGAGAACTACAGCATGCAGATAGCCAGCGAGTGGAGCACAGTGCGGTTAAGACAGAGGTTATACACATTTACTGGTAGGACACAGAAGATAGTGATGGTGTCTGCCTTCTTAGGGATTgcagagggggaactgaaaatcaGAAGCTGTATATAAGCTGAGTCTTAGAAGTAAGAAAGACAGTTCACCATGGCTCATGCACTATTTCCTTAAAGAATTGGTAGAGAATTTCAAATTCCCAAAGTCTTTAACCTTGCCTTGTGTTTCTGTACTGGACAATATTTATTGTAGACAACATTACAACAAGCATTTACTGTAGACCAACATTATAATAAGAAttaataataagaagaagaatTGTTTACATTTATAAAGCCTGTGCTTTACATTTAGTatcctttaaaatctttttggaaCTTGTTCAcaattgaatttttttaactgCTGTATTGAAGTAACATACAAAAGCCTGCACATATTTAATGTATGTAATTTGATTGATTTGGACAAGTAtcctttatcttttaatttcaccatggTCTTGTGAGAAAGGTGCTTTTCATCTGCATCTTttagatgaggaaaagaaaatcttcccAGTATCACACACCTAGTAAGAAGGGCTtactagtagtagtagtagtagcagtagtagtagcagtcgctcagtcatgtctaactctctgcgattccatgaactgtagcctgccaggcttctctgtccatgggattctctaggcaagagtactggagagggtagccattcccttctccagaggatcttcctgacccagggatcgctATATGGATGCAAATTCAGGCAGTTCTGATTTTGGAGTTTCTAATTCTATCCATTTAAAATCCCATCACTTTATCAAACAAGTGATTTTTGTTTGCTGCTGTTCTCTTGAAATCCTTTTCCAtaagtttacatattttttatagaATTGTACTTAAGGTATAAGTACAAATTTGGATGCCTTCACaaagattttgaatatttttataattgtgaaAAAACCCACATCATTTTTAATATACTTGTTGAACTGACTTTGTATGAgcacacttcccaggtggtacttgTGGTAGagacatgcctgccaatgcagaagatgcaggagatgcaggttcaatccctggattgcgtagatcccctggagaaggaaatggcaacctactccagtattcttgcctggagaatcccgtggacagaggagcctggtgggctacagtccatggggtcacaaagagacatgattaGCAACTGAGCGTACACATATGATCTGTTAACATTCATAGATCTAAATAAGTTCAGTTCCTGTTCACCTGGCATCAGTCTAGACCACAACCTCAAAATACGCTAATCAGATTGCTGAAAGAATTTAATGGAAGCAAATAGTCACATCAAGAGAAGTGATATTTCTTCTTTGCTCTGCTCTAGTGAGAACTTGCCTGGAAACCTGGCCAGCTTGGTTACCACAATTTTCAAGGGACATTAATAAATTAGCAAGCCCTGTGAAGTTAGGGAGTGATGTAGCAGTAAGGATCTAAAAACAGTGTCATTTTGGGGCACTGCCAATGTTGTAACCTGGGGAAAAAATTGAAATGGAAGAttgtaactattttaaaatacttgaaagATGGTGATGCACAACAGAGAGTAGCCTAAATTTGGGTGGGTTCAGAGGACAGAACAAGAAACAGGGGGCTGAAATGAGAGGGATGCAGTCTGAGGATGAAAATCAAAAACACTGTTGAGAGTTGTCTaatgagctttttaaaatcaGCATATTTCACTAAGCTGTAAGATGTGTAATTGCATTAATGTCCTAGCAGATGCTAGCTGtcactctattttattttataaattatatttttatattttgaatcatattatgcatttattttcaggtttttttccatTGACTTATTATGCAATTATGCAGTTGTTGAATGTAAATATTGTTCAAAAGTACAGAGTGTACAAATTAGATAACCACCACAATGCTTCTTCCCCCCCGGCTCCTGTCTACAGCCGGGGAATGATGAAGCATTCCAAGTAGCAACAAAGTACAAGCAAAGGCATTACCGTGGGACTCTGCCTTACTGTCTTCATTAGACTGTAAGCACCTTGAAGACAGGGGCTCCCATGACAGTGTCCTCCCCAGGGCTGACGTTATGCTGCTTGATGACTCAGCTCAACAGCCACACTGAAGGGCAAAACAGAAACCAGTAGGAAACCCTGCACATTAGCCTTGAATGGGTTGAATATCgtgttggccaaaatgtttgtttggccaacccagtatttccaACCATTCAAGGCTAATATTGAATGTAATATTGGTTGTAACCCAGCTCCTGTGATTCCCAACCATAGGATTAGGTGTGAGAACTGGAGGACTTTGCTACTTTCCTCGTTAATTAGTTTCCAACTATGTTTCCAAATGTTTCCAACTAAGGTGATttcccaaaaaataaataaaccttaatCTGAGCTACTTGATTTTCACATGAGGCTCCTGTttattcaaaaggaaaataaagtttagTTTAAAACTGAGTCAGGCTAACTTTTTTCTGGGCATGCCTACCATGATTTAACTCCCTATGGACAGTGTTGAATTTCCTAACACTGTAAGTATTTATTCAGTTAAAATAGATCCTTAAATATACTAAAGAAAGAGGTCTTATATGTTCAAAACAAGGTAGAGCAAATGATCACATGTAGCATTTTATTCATCTTCATCATAATAACAAGGCCACTTTTAACTGCCAGAGTGCAAATTATTTAAGTAAATGCGTGCCTGTGTTCTGTATGCTTAACCTTCTCAAATATTCATCTCTCAGATATGGAAGTGAAGCAAATCAACAAGCGTGCCTCTGGCCAGGCTTTTGAGCTGATCTTAAAACCACCATCTCCCATCTCAGAAGCTCCACGAACTTTAGCTTCTCCCAAGAAGAAAGACCTGTCCCTGGAGGAGATCCAGAAAAAACTGGAGGctgcagaggaaagaagaaaggtaaCTTATtcataggtttttttgtttgttttttaaattatgaaagcataataacacatttacaggagacttgggaaatagagggcttcactggtggctcaggcagttaagaatctccctgcaatgcaggagacccagttcaatccctgagtcaagtaaatcccctggagaagggcatggctgcccactccagtattcttgcctgggaaatcccatggacggaagagcctggaggTTTATAGGCTGTCGGATCACAAAgtattggacacgactgagtggacTAACACTTATTTAAcactggaaaatacagaacaaagttacatatagtacTGATATCTATTACAGTtactttttaagtagataaattaagattttagttGGAGCTTCAATATCCATAGGTTTTTTAATTCTGCTCTCCCTTCTTACCTTCTCTCTCtacccctctctcctttccctgccccctcctctttcacacacacacacacacacacacttctagcAGAAGTTCCAAGAGACAATGATGCCTGAACCTGCAGCATTCCAACACATGTAGGTCTTCTAGACATAGATCCAGACTAGTTCAAGTAAAATCTGCTGCTTTGAGGGTAGTTAAAACCGAAGGTCTCAGACACTGAATTTTAATGCTTTAGTGCCCTTTCCCTATCTTGGGTCCCTTTTGATAAAAGCCTCCCTGCCTTAGCCTATCCTCACTGTCAGGAAAGCACAGCCTTAGATAAGGCGCCTCCAGGGGTTGCATGGGGCGAGGGGCCAAAGCGTTGAGTCCTCCCTCTCAGAGTCTGCATCGTGGACGGTTTTCCTCGGAACAAAAAAGCACCAGGTACCCCGCTGAGATGTTTCCTGCCCAGAAATGCTGTTCACCCCGGGGCTTGCCCCTGTCCCCTAGGCTTCAGTGCCTGTCCTTGAAGTTAGTTCATCCAAGGTCAGTACCCTCTCTGGAATCTATGAGTATCTTCCTGTATTCATATCTAAGCCTTGatggca comes from the Bos indicus isolate NIAB-ARS_2022 breed Sahiwal x Tharparkar chromosome 14, NIAB-ARS_B.indTharparkar_mat_pri_1.0, whole genome shotgun sequence genome and includes:
- the STMN2 gene encoding stathmin-2 yields the protein MAKTAMAYKEKMKELSMLSLICSCFYPEPRNINIYTYDDMEVKQINKRASGQAFELILKPPSPISEAPRTLASPKKKDLSLEEIQKKLEAAEERRKSQEAQVLKQLAEKREHEREVLQKALEENNNFSKMAEEKLILKMEQIKENREANLAAIIERLQEKERHAAEVRRNKELQVELSG